The sequence below is a genomic window from Humulus lupulus chromosome 3, drHumLupu1.1, whole genome shotgun sequence.
AAGCATAGACTTAAGAAATTCAATAGAGATGCTATTGGCGATATAGATCTGAGCTACTATTCGGCTAAGGAGGCTTATCAGGCAGCTCAACTTCAAGCTCAAGTTTATCCCCAAGATCACAGCTTGCAAGAGGCAATTAAGGTGACTGCTGCTGAGTTCACTTTACAGGAGCATATGTACCATAGCTTCCTTGCTCAGCGTAGTAAGCTTACTTGGATTAGGAAGGGGGATATGAAGACATCTTATTTCCATGCTTGTTTGAAAAAACGAAGAGCAGATAACAGTATTGCTACTTATTTATAGAGCAAGGGACTTTGATTGATGATTTTCAGGAGGTAGTGGCTCACTttgttgaccattttaaaagctACTTAGGCAGCCCAAGTTCGGCTGCTGGTAGAATTGACTTGCAGTGTATGGAGATGGGTTCCAAGCTCTCCATAGAACAACAACTGCTTCTCTTAAAACCCTTTTCCAGTAAGGAAATCAAGGCTGCATTTTTTGGAATTCCTAGCACTAAGTCCCCCAGACCAGATGGATTCAACTCTGGTTTTTTCAAAGAGCTTTAGCAGGAAATTGGGAAAGATGTCTGTTCAATGATTGTTCAGGGTTTTACCACAGGTCAATTTCCGTCTGAGCTTCATGAGACCACTCTTTCCTTGGTTCCTAAAGTCTCTAATCCAGCTCGGGCTATTGACTACAGACCTATTGCTTGCTGCTCCACTTTGTACAAATGTATGGCTAAATTGTTATGTTCTCGTATGGCTTTAGTTCTTCCTGTCCTCATTCATCCAAACCAGGGTGCGTTTGTTAGGGGTAGGTCGATTGCTCATAAAATAATGATATTCCAAGACCTAATCAAGAATTATGGTAGGGCTGCTACTTCTCCTAGATGTGCCATCAAAATAGATCTTAGGAAATCATATGACACGATTGACTGGCAGTTTCTTGAAGATCTTTTGAGGGCCTTTTGTTTCCCTATGAAATTTATTGGTTGGATAATGACCTGTGTGAGAAACACTTCTTACTCTTTACTTATGAATGGTAGAGTTCAAGGTAGCTTTAAGGGCAAAAAGGAGCTGCATCAAGGTGATCCAATGTCTCCCCTTCTATTTGTGCTTATTATGGAGTATCTGACCAGAAGCCTTCAACTGGCTACTCGTGCTTCTACTTTCAGATATCACCCTATGTGTAAGAGCCTTAAGCATCTCAATTTATGCTTTGCTGATTACTTAATTCTGTTTTGTAAGGGAACCCTTTCGGCAATGAGCATTTTTAAAGAGGTCCTAGGAAAGTTCAGTGAGGCTACTGGTTTATCTATTAATACCAACAAGTCTCATATTTACTTTGGAGGAGTTAATGCAGCAGAGAGAAGGGTTATTGCACAAGATATTCAGCTGCCTGAGGGATCCTTTCCTCTTAGGTATCTTGGGGTTCCTATGAGACCAACTAAACAGAAACATGAGGATTGTGAGATTATTATTCATAAAATCAGGCTGAAACTGTTATCTTGGACTAGTAGGCATCTGTCATATGTAGGCAGAATGCTTCTTATACACTCTATTCTGTTTGGTCTTAGAAACTATTGGATGAGTGTTTTTATTTTGCCTCAGAGTATTGTCAAGGAAGTAGAGAAGTTATGCCGAGTTTTCCTGTGGGGAGCTTCAGGGAATCAAAGTAAGCTTCATATGGCTTCTTGGCATCAGGTGTGTCTCCCTAAAGCTTATGGAGGGCTCGGGTTTAGGGATGGGGCGATCTGGAATAGAGCTATTTTAGCCAAGTACATTTGGGTTGTTTCAGAAAAGCAGGACCTTCTTTGGGTCAAATGGATCAAGGAAATTTATTTGAAGGGAGCTAATTTCTGGAGTTATGCTCTGAAACCAGAcagtagctggtattggaggaaattgTGTCATTTAAGGAGCAAATTCAGTAAGAGAGAGGTTCTTGCTGCTGGGATTTCAGGGAAGTTTAAGCCTTCAAAATTATATAACAGTACCCTCAATCAGCAGCTAGTGGGGTATAAGCATGCGGTCTGGTGTAAGTTGATTCTCCCTAATCACCGGTTTCTTCTTTGGCAGGTGGTCAATGCTCACCTTCTCACTCGAGACAATTTATTTAGAATCAATTTTCAATTGAACAGCCTCCTTTGTCCAGTTTGTGAAGATCATAATGAAAGTCACACTCATCTCTTTTTTGAGTGCTGCCTGTCCAAGATGATGCTTACCCTTATCTTTGCTTGCATTGGGTTTAAAGCTTGGCCTAGTAATTACAATGGTTGGGTGGTTTGGCTTAACAGTGGGTGGATTGGTATCATTGAATCTATTCTGGACTTGGTGTTAGCAGCTGTGATCTATAGCATTTGGTGGAACAGGAATATATGTGTTTTTTATGGTTATTCTTTGACAGCTAGTAGTATAGCAAAGGAAGTTATAAATTTAGTCAAGTATAGATTATACACTGTTAATAATAGGAAGATTTCTATTCAACACCATCTTTTTATTAGAAACCTTCAATGTAACTAATGTGTGTTCAGGGGCTATTTGTTAGTTGAGTGTACAGGTTTTTTGTTTGTTGGGTGATTGGCCCTTTGGTTGAACTGGACCgtttgttcaatgaagtttctttcttcttgataaaaaaaaaacaatttgttatgcttataatatgtttctaaatcataacatattaaggttttttattgtgataaggatacttataagttttttttaattaaaagattttcattattgtattttgttaaaaaaaatcaaaattaatcataaaatgtaattctcaaaaGATTGATAAacattacattaaacaataactaattcaaaccatgaatgtgtctacttcatgagatcttagttctaacttaagtttgaaagcataacataataaagttttataatcttgaacattttttacttcaaaaatgaaaaatggaaacattacaagatacacaaaagtaaatcatgcatgaaacttgctccttccttcaattcatcatcctttgtgcacttgtctttgttgtgagtccatttgcttagctacaacaaaatttaaatgaGAAAACTGAGAAAAGCAACTTGTCATGTTTAACAAAGGAAGCTTGGTCCAAAACATTGAGtgatttttcttttggtttttgaCCATCCATTTGCTCTGAAACAGAGTGCCCATCTGGAATTCGTATACCattataaaagaaaagaataaaaaaattataatttacacAACATTTACGATGGTAATCTGCAATAACAGGAATTCATATACTTGTTTCCCTTTCTTCCACAGGTCCATGTGTAATCCCTTTTGCAATAAAGTCAGTTGTAGTCCACAAAAGGCCTATTGTCGTCAAGCTTATGTTAAGCTCTGTCTTTTGAGCACTTTGAGCACTGTAAGCTCCAGTCACATCTACACACCTGTAATATTTGAGTGTAATAATGGAATCATACCAGCAATTACTTAAAGTGGTAATTCCAgggcttttaaaaaaaaaacataaccaaattgccttgtattaattaaaaatgcatgaaagTGGTAATTCTAGGTTTATATGTTGCAAGTAATGAAATTATTAGTTTTTATCAGTCAATCAAAGTATACATGTCAGTGTGTGCCTATGCATGTGTGTAATCGGTCACTTGATATATTATGTCACTGCACAATACAGTATCTGATAAAACTGGAAGATTAGAACTTATTAAAGTGGTAGCTATAGTCATCCATGTTGCATTAATGAAATTATTAGCTATTATTAAATATATCTGTATTATACTTGCAAAAGCATCAATCAAGCAATTAAAGAATATGTACTATTATCTGATAGAAGTGTCAAACGTAAGCATGAAAAATCATAGACAAGCTATGACTTCAATACATTAATGTGTATAAAAATACATTAATGTGTATAAAAAGGAAGAATGAAAAGGGTAATCAAAGTGAGATCCTCCAACTCCAAGAACCTGTCCCGATTTTTATAATGTTCAATTCGATTTCGAAAGAAGGAAATTGTAATGAAACTCTGCTTTAATGGCCATTTGTTTTGTTGGGATGTATGTGGAGAGAAAAATCAAAGAATTTTTTTGTAGATTTGACATCCTTAGAATTTGTTTTGCAAAAGTTTATCAATAACATCATCGTCTcttattaaataaataacttaCATAGGAAGATAGTCTGGTAGTACATTGGAAAGTCTATCATTCTTGATCACACGTAGGCTCTGAAAGAAATATTTAACTTGAGCTGAAGATATGGAAGTAACaaatcttttttaaaaaaaatctaatccTAATTATTGGGAAAGAGGGTTGATAGAGGTTTCATATAAATAtgtatgtaataaatataaatcCCCAAATCTGGAAATCTATAGTCTCTTTCTAACCTGGAAACCCATAGTGATGAGTTCCTTCTCTGAAGCATCAGCTACCGACCTTGGAAATGGAAAGAAGTGGAGAGGATCAACTTTTGCAAACAAGACAAACCTcaacatctcaataatatttggCCAACTGTAGTGCATTTTTTCTCCATGCCTCtgcaatttatatatatatacacatatttttttaaaaaagcagACATTACATTTATAGGCTAATAAAAGGCTAACTTTAAAAAGTTAGTAATATAAGTTTACCTCTAAAACATGCAAAAGTACAAGAAAAACAGAAGAAAATACAAGTCCTGGAAGTGATCTGAACCTAAAACAGCACATATGGATTGATCTAATGCATCTAGTGCCATGCTTCATAAATGCTGGTTAGGTTTCTCTGCAAGCTGTAAATCACCCGAGGATGTCAAGGAAATTGCATATGGATTATGGATTTAAAAGTACAAGAAAAACATAAGAAAATACATCAAGAAAGTGACCCACATGTTGATTCCACAAGGGCTCTATTCCTGTTAGATGGCAAACAAATCACTAATCCGAAcacttatttaaataaataaataaaaacccaCAATGAATCATGCATATATATAACCTATGAGTAATGTTAGAGACACTCCCAATTTGCACACTTAAATTACACACTATAATGtgtaattaatctcaaccatacAATTAAATATGATGTggtccacacttaaaaatattaatggttgagattaattacaCATCATAGTGTGTAATTTGAGTATGCAAATTGAACTCTATAAGAATGCTCCAAGAAAATCCCAAACAAAAATACTAGTTTCTAATTACCAAATAGCAACCAAAATCAACTTTTCCTACCCTCTTCATGTTTCTTTTCCAATTCTCATTGATAAGTTCTAACAAGAAAAATCTATTATTCCTCCCTTTTTCTCTCTACTTGATCAGTAATCATGTTCTTTTTTTTACTGAACCTTGGAAGACATTTATTATGCAGCCTAGGATTTGATTTTAAGACCAAAAGACAAACAATCATTCATTTATAAGCACTTTCAAAGCCTAGAAAACTGTAGACGTTTGGAACATCCTAAAAATTACTCAGACGTGGTAAGGAATCCAATGtacaaatttttaatttaatttcccTTAAAACCAAATAGATTATTACTTAGATATGCATGAACCTCATATGAAATTTACCTTGCTTATTATTAAACTAAATCTTTAAATTCCAACCACCTGCACATTTTTGGGGGTAAGGACAATGCTTTCTCTTTGATCAACTGATAATTCAGAGCGTTTCGAACCAGGAGACTATAAAGCACTGCCAAAATCTCAAATTAAACCAAAGGTCACTGAAAAAGATAAGATACTGGGACCCAAATGAAAAATACACCATGGCCCTTTACTTTAGCCATAACTACAATAAGACCCTGACACCTCTTAAAATGGAAAATGGTTACAGCAACCTCCTCAATTAGTCAAAGGTTTGATGATGTgtctaagaaaaaaaattatgtgaaAGTAAACCACAGGTCTTTTCATTGGATTTTTCCATCAAAGGCTTTTGAATATGTTCACTTTTTTTTTACTAGGAATCCTTGCCTAACTTTAAAATACTTGGGACAAAAAAATTATAGCAGTTGCTATATAGGTACTCAGGAGGGACTCGAACCTCAAACTTTTGGGAGCAAACCACATGCCTGACCATTTGAGTTATCCCTCTTAGGTTTCATTTCCCTTGTTAATGATGAGTTGGAAACAATGCTTGTAATTTGATTTCATTTTATCTCAGTTTTTGGCTCTCTGTTTTCCTTCTATCTGTTTTTTTTAATGCAAATatgttgtaaaaaaaattataggtaaagaaaaaaaaattaaaacattgaGGTGAAACTCATGCAAGCAGCatctataaaaaataatttaaaaaaaaaagatgagaaaaCTAAAGTCCCAAATGATAAAATAATACAAGATCACCATAGTACTTCAAAAAATAAATCTGACCATTGTTCATCATAAAGATAGTAGAACATGAACATAAGAATTTCAAAGACATATTAAACTTGCAAAATAATTCAGTACCTCCTTTTCTCTACTtcatttggaaaatttatagtaAACTTGCAAAGTGATGCTAAAAAGAAGTTTAAAGGTTTAATGGCGTGAAGAACCACACATGCCTGGAATCATCATTTACATATGTCAGAGAGAGGAAATAGTTTAAGCCGAAAAAATCTTGCAACAACATATATGGCCAGACATATATAGCACAGAAAATATATTATGTGGCATGATAGAACCCATTTATTATCCGGCTGAAATTGCAGCCAAgacctatatatgtatatatttttctaaTAGCAAATAGACATTTACGGAAAATAATTCCACACCAAGAACCTATACTGAGATGACATGTCAGAACAATGATTACCTGTGTGAATGCTTGATATCCCTTTAGTATTTCCAACACAATAGCCTCTCCTTGTGACCTGCGAAAGTGACTCAAagctaattaaaaaaaaaagaaaaaaaaaagcactaCTAGAATCCTATTTTTATAATCCTACTACAGATGCATTGGTACAAAGTTAACCAAACCTTGACAAAATAAGAGACAATGCATCAAGTATGGTCAACCAAAATGAATCAACCATTGAGAGACAGAGATGTGTTGTTTTCTCGATAGACTTAATAATAGGTGGATCAGAATCACATCTCGGAGATTGAAGCTGGTACACAAGACAAGCTAGTCAGCCCTCAGATGAACTGCTTGctttattatatagaagaaatcttatagtaaaaaaaataaatacctCACCAACATCAATTGCTTCATCTGTTAATACAGCCATTGTAAAGAAAACTCCTAACAAACCCTCAACAGCCAGAGTTATATCTTTCTGTAATGCACTTTCAGCTATGCCCTTAAGACGTGAAAATTTATGGAAAATATTTGTTTGATATTGAAAATGTAACACCAaacacatagtgaagatgtgttttggctttgccataaacataaaatgagataaaatccaatcaaagtgAC
It includes:
- the LOC133825028 gene encoding uncharacterized protein LOC133825028, which encodes MTIATTLISSNLPVLSDTVFPGITTLSNCWYDSIITLKYYRCVDVTGAYSAQSAQKTELNISLTTIGLLWTTTDFIAKGITHGPVEERETNGHSVSEQMDGQKPKEKSLNVLDQASFVKHDKLLFSVFSFKFCCS